A stretch of the Capsicum annuum cultivar UCD-10X-F1 chromosome 8, UCD10Xv1.1, whole genome shotgun sequence genome encodes the following:
- the LOC107845569 gene encoding putative pre-16S rRNA nuclease, which translates to MAHLLAAISSPPATFRPAVGNSLRLTSKIEAIRAVSVEEIPPNAVRRKRDSRWRGGFSLGVDLGLARTGLALSKGYDFRPFTVLELRGQKLELRIIDIALKQEVDEFIIGLPLSSDGKETPQSNKVRSVAGRLAVRAAERGWRVYLQEEYGTTIEAMSDMVDRGLGKSAREGKQDAYAAAKVLERYFLESGQRIELVLPKQLELQEKLKMGCSKDSDYCSDESDLLIIWNPPKPPI; encoded by the exons ATGGCACATCTATTAGCAGCCATAAGTTCGCCGCCGGCGACATTCCGGCCGGCCGTCGGGAACTCTCTCCGATTAACTTCAAAAATTGAGGCAATACGTGCAGTATCAGTGGAGGAGATTCCCCCAAATGCTGTTCGACGAAAGCGGGATTCAAGGTGGAGAGGAGGTTTCAGTCTTGGAGTAGATTTAGGTCTTGCCCGTACTGGACTTGCCCTTAGTAAAGGCTACGACTTTCGCCCATTCACG GTTTTGGAGTTGAGAGGGCAGAAGCTTGAACTTCGAATTATTGATATTGCCCTAAAACAG GAAGTGGATGAGTTTATAATTGGACTTCCTTTGTCAAGTGATGGAAAGGAAACTCCACAATCGAACAAAGTTCGAAGTGTTGCTGGTAGGCTTGCTGTTCGAGCTGCTGAGAG GGGCTGGAGAGTATATCTGCAGGAAGAGTATGGGACAACAATTGAGGCAATGAGCGACATGGTTGATAG GGGCCTCGGAAAATCTGCTCGTGAAGGGAAACAGGATGCCTACGCTGCTGCT AAGGTGCTTGAGAGATACTTCTTAGAGTCAGGTCAGAGAATCGAGCTAGTGTTACCCAAGCAGTTGGAGCTCCAAGAGAAGCTAAAGATGGGGTGTTCTAAGGATTCTGATTATTGTTCAGATGAATCTGATTTGTTGATAATTTGGAACCCCCCAAAACCTCCTATTTGA
- the LOC107857225 gene encoding SPX domain-containing protein 3, with protein MKFGKRLKQQIQETLPGWGDKFLSYKELKKLVKLISSSCASRMMMNGSLEYGKAEAEFVYLLNNEIDKFNAFFMEQEEDFIIRHKELQQRIGRVIDTWGPNGSQPSEKDCKEELGKIRKDIVDFHGEMVLLINYSNINYTGLAKILKKYDKRTGGLLRSPYIQKVLQQPFFTTDLISKLVKECESTIDTVFPPPCDVISRQLVLGSQKIGAAGEGIFRNTVAALLTMQEIRKGSSTYGRFSLPPLSLPDQSDVIQSQLNSPIAIP; from the exons ATGAAGTTTGGGAAGAGGTTGAAGCAACAAATTCAAGAAACATTACCAGGGTGGGGTGACAAGTTCTTGTCAtataaagagttgaagaaattggTGAAGTTGATATCTTCATCCTGTGCGTCACGAATGATGATGAATGGGTCATTGGAGTATGGTAAAGCAGAGGCTGAGTTTGTGTATTTGTTGAATAATGAGATTGATAAGTTCAATGCCTTCTTTATGGAACAAGAAGAGGATTTCATTATTCGACATAAG GAGTTGCAACAGAGGATAGGGAGAGTGATTGATACATGGGGGCCAAATGGAAGCCAACCCTCTGAGAAAGATTGCAAAGAAGAATTGGGAAAGATCAGAAAAGACATTGTTGATTTCCATGGTGAAATGGTCCTCTTAATCAACTACAGTAACATTAACTACACAG GACTGGCTAAGATACTGAAGAAATATGACAAGAGAACCGGTGGATTACTGCGGTCGCCGTATATACAGAAGGTGCTTCAACAGCCATTCTTTACAACTGACTTGATATCAAAGCTGGTAAAAGAGTGTGAAAGCACCATAGATACGGTGTTTCCACCACCTTGTGATGTAATAAGTAGGCAATTAGTATTAGGATCACAGAAAATAGGAGCTGCAGGTGAAGGAATATTTAGGAACACAGTAGCAGCTCTACTCACTATGCAAGAGATCAGAAAAGGCAGCTCTACTTATGGACGTTTCTCTTTGCCACCTCTCAGTTTGCCTGATCAATCTGATGTCATTCAATCACAGCTCAATTCTCCCATAGCAATACCCTAG